The DNA region TCAATGTCACTATATTAGCAAAATCTTCTTTTTTGTCTTGTAAATTAGCTAAAATATTTTCTGCATAATCTTTACTATTTAAATTCTTAAGATGGTTATTCATGGTTTTACTAAGATTTCCTTTATCTTGCTGCTTCTCTACTAAAAATTTAGAAGCCTTGGCATCAATAACCATCAAATTACCCGCAGGTAAAAAAATTACTGCGTCAGGTCTAAGTTTTAAGTTATCTATAGTTGTTACAGAATATTGGATAATAAAATCTAGATTAGGTTGCAGGCCAGAGGATTTTAAAATATTTTCTAGGGTAATTTCTGCGAGCAAACCCGCTCCGGAGGGAGAAAGAAGGGATTGTTTGATAATATCTACCGTACCTTTCGATTGTTCAATATCTCTACTAAGCGCCCCTACTATATTAATTAATCGCTCAAATTCACTATTAAATTTATTAGCAGAGACTGATATATTTTTTTCAGATAACTCTCTAGTCTCTTGGTTCTCTCTCTTATGGATTTCTATTAGTTGTTTCGACAGATCATTGCCTAACTCAAATAAAGTATTTTTGGCTGCCATGTGTGATTCTTGTCTAATTTTTTCTGAATCCTCTATCACGTGTTTTTGATATTCTATCTTGCTAGATAATTGTTCAACTTTTTGTATATAAGTAATTTTTTCTTGCTCCAGGCGTTGATTTTGTTGAGTTACTTCTAAATAACTATTTGATAAGAAATTTAATTCAGTTTGTATTTTAACAGTCTTATAATAAAAATATGCCGTTACAAACAATAATCCAATTCCAATAATAATAGATGGCACTATAATATATAACATTTCACTAATTATTTTTACAGAATAGACTTCTTGCCAAACTAAACTCCGCATTCTATATCCTATCCAAATTTACCAGTGGAACCAAAACCACCAGCGCCTCTAGAGGTTTCAGATAGGATCGCTACTTCCTCCCATAATATTTGTTCATATCTAGCAATAATCATTTGGGCTATTTTCATACCCCGCATAATTATAAAATCCTTAGGGAAGTGGTTAATCAGAATTACTTTTATTTCCCCTCGGTAATCAGCGTCAATTGTCCCAGGAGAATTTAGTACCGTTACCCCATGGTTCAGTGCTAAACCTGATCTTGGTCTTATTTGTGCTTCTAAATAGGAAGGTAGCGCTATACAAATTCCAGTAGGCACCAATTGCAC from Candidatus Tisiphia endosymbiont of Beris chalybata includes:
- a CDS encoding DNA recombination protein RmuC, which produces MLYIIVPSIIIGIGLLFVTAYFYYKTVKIQTELNFLSNSYLEVTQQNQRLEQEKITYIQKVEQLSSKIEYQKHVIEDSEKIRQESHMAAKNTLFELGNDLSKQLIEIHKRENQETRELSEKNISVSANKFNSEFERLINIVGALSRDIEQSKGTVDIIKQSLLSPSGAGLLAEITLENILKSSGLQPNLDFIIQYSVTTIDNLKLRPDAVIFLPAGNLMVIDAKASKFLVEKQQDKGNLSKTMNNHLKNLNSKDYAENILANLQDKKEDFANIVTLMFVPTEQAIEKILGADGTFLQKAWGNNIFPVGPSGLMNMLSFAKFQISDYRRSENHKMIIEEVRKLLTAISSLADYSQKLGNNIQHIVSNYDKFAASFNRNFLSRAKNIQKLGVDIGKKTIQNPLERYQLVSSKSEIIDVEAIDPLNKIEEL
- the dut gene encoding dUTP diphosphatase, which gives rise to MKIKVNIKKLEHSVDILPIYATEHSSGIDLIAANIEPIIIQPNKVQLVPTGICIALPSYLEAQIRPRSGLALNHGVTVLNSPGTIDADYRGEIKVILINHFPKDFIIMRGMKIAQMIIARYEQILWEEVAILSETSRGAGGFGSTGKFG